GGGACGCGGAGATCGAGATCCCCGCCTCCGAGGCCGGAACCAGGAACCTCTACCTCATAGACGCTAAGGTCACCGTGTTCGGCAGGGAGTACCACGCCGACACCCGCCTGAAGATCAGACCCGACGTAACCGTCCCGATCAGGATGGGGGAGGGCAACAGGCCGGAGATATGGCTCCTCGAAGGGGACCCCATCGGGGAGAAGCAGGCAAGTTACGGCCCGGTCATTCTGGGGACCGACAAGGAGGTCAGGTCCTCCCTGCGGATAATCTCGGAGACGGAGCAGGCGGAGTGGCCCTGGCAGTACGTCAACCAGAAGCAACCCCTCGGCACGGAGAGGTTCTTCAGGGATTCCCAGGGGAGGGAAAACCGCCCTTCCGGGAAAGCTTCCCAGGAGCCGGATTTCCCGCCTGCCGGATCCTGAGATGTGCCAGATTATCACGACAATCGTGGCAATGGTTAAATCGGCGGAAAGCCCTAACAATTAGCATGGTCAGAGAAGTCCACGTCGCACACATCCTGGTCGCGACCGAGAAAGAAGCGAAATCCCTCAAGGACAGGATAGCATCCGGCGAGAACTTCGGCCAGCTTGCCAAGAAGTTTTCACAGTGCCCCTCCGGTAAGGAAGGAGGGGATCTCCATTGGGTCAGGCCGGGGATGATGGTCGAGCAGTTCGACAAGGCCATCTTCGCCGGCAAGAAAGGGGACCTCATAGGCCCGGTGAAGACCAAGTTCGGCTGGCACGTGATCAAGATCCTCGAAGAGAGATGAGCGACATGGCAGAAGCGGCGAAGAAACCCGCGGCGAAGAAAGCATCCGCCGACGGGCCCAAGAAGAACTACAAGGTCGAGAAGGACAAGGAGAAGAACAAGTGGGTGGTCAAGGCCGTCGGCGCACAGCGCGCCATCGGATACTACAACACCAAGGACGAGGCGATCGCCAAGGTCAACAGCCTCACCTCCAAGAACACCAACGCGACCGCCACCGTACGCAAGACGGACGGAACCTTCCAGAAGCACGAGAACGCCGCGGTCAAGAAGGCCGCCGCACCCAAGAAGGAGCCTGCCAAGAAACCCGCCGCCAAGCCTGCGGCGAAGAAGACCGCGGCCAAGCCCGCAGCCAAGAAGGCCCCCGCCAAGAAGGAGACCGAGAAGAAGCCGGCCGCGAAGAAACCGGCACCCAAGAAGGAGCCCGCCAAGAAACCCGCGGCGAAGAAGGCTCCCGCGAAGAAGTGACCTAAAAATCATTAAATGCGAGTTTGCAGTAGGAGACGGTACCATGATCTCTTCCGCCGATTACGATTATGCCCTCGATGCGACCATGTCCGCAATCGAAGGTAGGTGGAAGACCGTCATCCTCTGCAGGCTCGCGAATGCGGGCGTCCCCATGCGCTTCAACCAGCTCATGGCGGAGCTTCCCGGAATCTCCCCCCGCATCTTCTCCCTTCAGCTCAAGGAGCTGGAGAAGGACGGGCTCCTGGTCAGGGAGGTCCGCTCAGAATCGCCCAAGTGCGTGGTGTACAGCCTCTCCGACAGGGGGCTGTCCCTCATCCCCATCCTCGATCTTCTTGCGGTATGGGGCATGCAGAACTTCTCCACCGATCTGATTTCCATCGGCACCGAGCAGATCAGGGAGAAGGAAAAGGCTAGAGCCTGACGTTAGTGTTATATACCAATCATGTATGGTGGTGATTGGACGGCCACAGCAGTGGGGTTCACCCGGTCCCATCTCGAACCCGGCAGTTAAGCCCACTCACGTAGGTGTCGCGTACTGTGTTGCGCAAGTGCACGGGAAAGCACCCACGCTGTCCACTTTTCACACTCATCCGTTGGGCGGAGCTGTTTTCCTCATCTCGATGCGTATTCGGACAGTGCGAGCATGTTCTCGTCGGGGGTCTCCGGGGGGATCCCGCATTCGGGAGTGATGAGGTCGAATCCCGCTTCGGCGGACTTCTTCGCCTGGGCAACGACGTCCGCGGGAGTGCCCATAAGAAGGGTGTCCACCGGGTTGACGCTCCCCAGGAGTCTGGTCCTTCCGTTCACGAGATCCACGTATTCCTCCATGCAGTCCGAGGCCTGGGGGGACAGAGCATCCTCCCCCAGGGAGGATACCTTGTCTGCGACCTCGATGGTCGATCCGCAGCAGTGAATGGAGCAGTAAGAATCCGATCTGGCACTTTTGATGACATCCTTAAGCGGACTGGCCGTAATGGATTCGAAGTACTCCGCGGGGATGAGATCGGTGGTGATCTCCTCGATGATCAGGACGTTGTCGCATCTCGAGGAAAGGGCCTCGGCGTAAGCCATGGCATGGGGCTTCAGTGCGGCAACCCATGACTTGACGACCGACTCGTCCATCATAAGGGCCATCATGACGTTCTCCATTCCGAGGATGTCGTTGGCGGAACCCAGGGGGCCGGTCATGGCGGCGGTGCTGAAAAGTCCGTGCCCGGAAGCGAGCTCCGCGGCCTCTAGCATCGTCCGGATCCTCGGATTCTTCATGAACTCCTCAACGGGGATGAAATCCTCGGGCACCGGGGGGATCTCCATGCTGCCGTCGTTGAAAGGCGACGACATCACTGCGGGCTGGGAGTTCTTCCTCCCCTTGTCCACGGAGCATCCGAAGGCCTCCGCCTGGACGGTGATGTCGAAGGGTATCCTGATGGTGCCGAACCCGAACCTCTTGTGCGCCTGAAGGGCCAGCTCCACCATCTTGGAGGCAACGAAGTTAGCCTCCGGCCAGTAGCTGCCGCATGCGTCCATCTGGCTGACGGTCCCGGTCTGGGTGAAGACGGCCGCCGGGGGACAGTCGCCCCCTTTGCCGTCCATGGCGTCTATGATCTGGTCCCTGGTGCTCATGGGGTATGAACGGGATTGGGGCAATAAAATCCCTATCGCTTATTGGGTATCGCCGGAGGGGCGGGAAAGCAGGAATATGGAGACGAGGATTAGCAGGATCCCGAGGATCTCCACGATGCCGAGGGTCTCGTCGTAGACGACGAATCCCGCAACGGTTGCCGTCATGGGCTCCGCGAAGGCGAGGACGGATGCCTTGCCGGCCTCCATCCCCTCAAGGCCCTTGGTGTACAGGAAGTAGGGTGCGGCGGTGCAGACGGTGCCCAGGGCGAGCATCTCGAGGAGGTGCTTCCCGGAGCCCGATGCCACGTCCGCAATCTCCCAGAGGCCTGCGAAAGGCAACAGTGCCAGAGCAGCGATCAGGAAGGTATAGAAGGTAATCGTGAAGGGGTGATACTTCCTGAGCGCGAACTTGGCGAAGATGCTGTAGAACGCGTATCCGATGCCTGCACCCAACCCGAACAGCAGTCCCCTGACGTTGACCCCCTGGGATCCTCCGATCAATCCTGCGGTGAGCACGCATCCGGCGAATGCCAGGGCAAGCGCGATCATCTTCACGTTGGTGAGGCGCTCTCCGAAGAGTATCACCGACATCAGCATCACGAACACCGGCGCGGTGTACAGCAGGACGGCTGCCATCGACATGGTGACCTCCTCCGCTGCGGAGAAGTAGCAGATGTTGAACATCACGATGCTGAGGATACCCGTCCCGAGGAACATCCAGATGTCCTTCGGCTCTATCCTGAACAGTCTCCTGTCGGCCACGGCAAGGATGGCCCCGACTATGGGGGCGGTAACCAGCGCCCTCACGAATGTGCACTGGACGGGGCTGAGACCCTCATCGTTCAGCGAACGGGTGAAAAGGCAGATGACACCCCAGAGGACTGCGGCCGTGATGACCAACGCTGCCGGTCCGCCCTTGATCTCTGCCATGTTACTCTCCAAGTCGGTCGTCGTGATAAAGGTTGCTCATTTCAGGAAGTCCGTGTTCCCTTCCTTCACGAGTTTGGCATAGAATTCAGCAACGGCCTCGGAGTGGGATTTCCCGAGTCTGGAGAGGATCTCCTCCGCATCGTGGAGGAGGATGGGGTCCATTCTGATGTCGACGGCGGCGTCCCTCAGGAGATTGGCGTTCCTGAGGTCGAGGCCCTCGTAGATGCGGGCTATGTACCTGTTGTACCTGACGCCTTCCTTCTTTGCGGCATCGCCTATGAGCTCGGTGGTGCCGGAGCCGTATTGGGAAGCCTTCTTCGTACGGTGTGCCAGAGCAGGGAAACCGAGTTCTTCAGCGACCTGTTTGACGACGGACTTCCTCTCCCCGAGGGAGCGGGGTCTGAGTTCCTCGGGATCGATCTTACCGACCTCTCCGAGTACACTTCCGTCAAGGTAGGGGTAGAGGATCCTCCTGCCGAAGTGTTCGGCTATGGAGATCTCGCAGGGGACGGAGACCTTCATCAGCCTCTCGATGCCCCAGGCCCTGAACTCCTCGTACGCGGAATCGTCATCGCTGACGGAGTTGAAACATCCTCCGAAATACTCGTCGCTGCCCTGCCCACTGAGAACGACTGGCTCATGGGCCTTCCTACAGACGGTGAAGAGCTGG
This is a stretch of genomic DNA from Thermoplasmatales archaeon BRNA1. It encodes these proteins:
- a CDS encoding Parvulin-like peptidyl-prolyl isomerase — translated: MVREVHVAHILVATEKEAKSLKDRIASGENFGQLAKKFSQCPSGKEGGDLHWVRPGMMVEQFDKAIFAGKKGDLIGPVKTKFGWHVIKILEER
- a CDS encoding putative transcriptional regulator: MISSADYDYALDATMSAIEGRWKTVILCRLANAGVPMRFNQLMAELPGISPRIFSLQLKELEKDGLLVREVRSESPKCVVYSLSDRGLSLIPILDLLAVWGMQNFSTDLISIGTEQIREKEKARA
- a CDS encoding putative permease, which encodes MAEIKGGPAALVITAAVLWGVICLFTRSLNDEGLSPVQCTFVRALVTAPIVGAILAVADRRLFRIEPKDIWMFLGTGILSIVMFNICYFSAAEEVTMSMAAVLLYTAPVFVMLMSVILFGERLTNVKMIALALAFAGCVLTAGLIGGSQGVNVRGLLFGLGAGIGYAFYSIFAKFALRKYHPFTITFYTFLIAALALLPFAGLWEIADVASGSGKHLLEMLALGTVCTAAPYFLYTKGLEGMEAGKASVLAFAEPMTATVAGFVVYDETLGIVEILGILLILVSIFLLSRPSGDTQ
- a CDS encoding Asparagine synthase (glutamine-hydrolyzing); this encodes MAKYEELGRAIEESVRKASMGKEVAVAFSGGMDSGLVAALAKKYARSVTCYTCGTDDSFDVQAGRELAGKLELPWVHCRIGEDTIEGDIRELIQATKVSDPFTISYELQLFTVCRKAHEPVVLSGQGSDEYFGGCFNSVSDDDSAYEEFRAWGIERLMKVSVPCEISIAEHFGRRILYPYLDGSVLGEVGKIDPEELRPRSLGERKSVVKQVAEELGFPALAHRTKKASQYGSGTTELIGDAAKKEGVRYNRYIARIYEGLDLRNANLLRDAAVDIRMDPILLHDAEEILSRLGKSHSEAVAEFYAKLVKEGNTDFLK
- a CDS encoding Uroporphyrinogen-III decarboxylase: MSTRDQIIDAMDGKGGDCPPAAVFTQTGTVSQMDACGSYWPEANFVASKMVELALQAHKRFGFGTIRIPFDITVQAEAFGCSVDKGRKNSQPAVMSSPFNDGSMEIPPVPEDFIPVEEFMKNPRIRTMLEAAELASGHGLFSTAAMTGPLGSANDILGMENVMMALMMDESVVKSWVAALKPHAMAYAEALSSRCDNVLIIEEITTDLIPAEYFESITASPLKDVIKSARSDSYCSIHCCGSTIEVADKVSSLGEDALSPQASDCMEEYVDLVNGRTRLLGSVNPVDTLLMGTPADVVAQAKKSAEAGFDLITPECGIPPETPDENMLALSEYASR